TGCTACAGCCATTCCCCAACACGGCTCTGGTGACTGGAGTTTTGCAAAGGCCACGGCCGATTGAAAAGTcacctctttgctgctgctgtttccagaTTTGATGtgcaactgatttttcttcatggCAATAAGTATTTTTACACCCTGTCCTAAAGTAGCAATGAGGGagccaaaacacacacactttaCCAACCACTAAAACTGTCGTTCCAGCTTCAGTTGCCAACTGGTAGAGAACGCATTTAGAAAATATGCTGTTGGAAACCTCGACATCAGACAATTCAGCGATGTGCATGGTTACTGCGACATTGGTAAAGTACAAAAGTGGAACAGCAGGAGCCTGGAACTCCTCTGCTTCCATGTCACCGCTGAAAGCAACAAAATAGGAGCGCTCATGATGCGCTTGGGATACCAGTGCACAGCCAAGGAGACACAGAAGTTTGGGAATCTCTGCCAAAACCAGGCACtgtttccccctctccccagcccccttCCCTAAATCCAAGTACAAAGAGGGGTTTAGCACCCCACACTCAAATCTCCGTGTCTGATGCAGGCATagcagctgcagggaagaaACAAGGTCAATGAAGTCATTTCCACCATGTAACACAGGAAAACCTGCTTCAGCCTCTCCATCCCTGTGACAATTTTCTAGCGCTGAATTCATTGCTGCTGGCGAGTTTCTGTCCCGCACGACAGCCGTGAGGCTGCCTTGCGAAGCGCCCGGCGCTCAGACACTTGCCACCCCAGACAGCCTCTCTGCCGGGCCTAGCTGGGGGCTGTCGAACAAAACCTCTCTAATGAGGAGCCCAAGCCCCTTCCAACCTTCCTTAAGCCGGCTGGTCCTTCACAGCCTGTCTGAAGGGAGAAGGGGCTCTCGGGATCAGGAGCTTCGACTGTCGCGACTGACACGACAGGTAGTGGGGAAGCAGGTGGGTAGACGAAGCGGATCTGGGGCCCGCAGCGGCTGGGGAAGGTGAACTTGTGAGGGGAAACGTCCGGTTCCCGCTTGGCGGCGACCTGCCCGCGCTGGAGCTCGGCCTCTCCCGGGCTTCGCAGAGCGCAGCCCCCGTGCTAGGGCCGCGCTGCCGCCACCTGCCCCCGGCCCGCGAAGGGCACAGGGCCGGGGAAGTTGTTCGCGACACACCCGTGCCCAGCAGAGGCCCCGGCAACCTCCCTCCGGTGGGCGGCCCCGCTTCCCCCAGGCCCCAAACCGGGATGAGGGCGGAAAAGAGGGGAGAAGTGGGGGGGAAGAGTGCGCCAAACGCTGTCACTCCGCTTCAGAGTGAACAGCACAGACGCGGCGCGGGGGTGAAGCTGGCAGCTCCCTCCCCACTGCAGCACCGCGCCCCGTTGTCGTCCCCCCTCTCCACCGCCGCCACCGCCTACCGAGTACATGGGCGCCCCTCGCCGCGCCCGCCCGGGCGCCGCTGCCGTTGCCGTCGCTGCCGCCATGGCCCTGCGAGCTCCGCCGCGCCGTCCCGCGCCCCGCTCGCCCGCCCTACCCCGTCGCGGTGGCCTCACGCCCGCGGCCGCCTCCCGCGGCGCCCATGGCTCCGCGCCGCCCCGGCTCAGCTGCCCGGCGCGCTGCGGCGGGCgcgggggagggcggggggacCGCGCGATGGGCGGCGCCATCTTAGGGGCGACGGGAGCCGCTCGGGATCAAACGTCCTTCCGCCCGCTGCCCCGCGGCTGCCATGGGGTCGCGGGAGCCTTGCCGCCGGCTGGAGGCGGTGCTCGGTGCCCTGTACGACCTGGGTAGGTGAGCGTGGCCGCCAGCAGCGGGGAGCGTGGCCGGACCGGGCGGTGAGCCGGGGCCGAAGGCACTGCGGCCTTcccgggggaggcagggggcCGGGCGCGTTCACTCTGAAGCGGAGCGATGGCGGCCGCGCACAGTTGACCTGGGGCGTGTGTTCCGTCGCGCAGGTGAGGAGCCCGGCGCTCGGGGCATCGCGGAGGACAATGAGGCGAGCACAGGGGCGGCGGCAGAGACCCGAGAACCGCAGCcagcggcgggcgggcggcgcggagTCCGCGATTTCTTCGGGGAGCTGCGGGCCGAGCTGGGCGCCGCCATCccaccgccccccgccgcgccgccggccgTGGAGGTCGTGGTGTTCCgcgggaggaagaggaaggggcgACCCAGCCCCTCGCCAGCACCCACCGGCGGTGTCCAGGTAGGGCCGGGCGGTGGGTGAGTGGGGGGGTGGGCTGCCCGGTGGTCCCCTCTGCCCCGGACCCGCCCTCTCCTGCAGGcgtgggtgctgctggccccTAGCAGGGGCCGTCCTGTAACGGGGTGCGCTCCCCGGGCACGGCACCAGTGCTGGTGGGCATAGCTCAGTTTTTCAGAGCACAGGTacgggttttttttaaagccgtTCCAGCGACTTTCCATTGAGCAGGTACTGGGCTGGGATGCCCCTTTCCGGAGACAgttaaaaacaaccaaaaccctcTCTgtatgtttgggggtttttgggtttttttgctatctCCACAGTCTGCCACCATAAATTGTGAGACACCTTCTGTAATTCCCCCCCATCCCgtgcctggtttcttccctcTTGTTAGTAGAGCTGCCTGTAAAATCCGGGGTCCTTCCGAGGTCTGCGTGCTCAGCTCGATGTCATCTAGCCCTGCTGATTCCCGTCTGACAGGGCCGCTGGCAGCGGCCAGCTGAAGCAGGGGCGGGGGCAGGACTCAAAGACTCTTTTTCCAATTTCAAGGATAAATAACCTATATTTGAGATAAGTGTAGCCCAACAAACTAAATTGATTTGCAGATAGGACTGCTGATACAGTAAGAAGTGAATGAAATGGGAAGCAAAGCCTCTTGGCTACTTCTCTGCCTAAGCAGTTTGTGTGCTGCTTTATTCTTGTCACTAAGTGTGGATGTGAGGTACCTGAACTTTCTTGTCTTCCCTGGCATCACAGCAACACTCAGCTGTTCAGAAGCAATGTGCGTCTTGGAGGATCAGTGTTGGATGGCTGATGAGGGGAGGCATGATGGCATTAGATCTTGGTCCTCTGATTTGGTTTATTGGTGCTAAATTCCGTTGTGGTACCAAAAAACTGTAGCTGAGTTGCTTCAACAGAGAGGCCTGGATAGGCTTGGCTGGAAGCTGAGCTGCCTTCCATGCCGAGCAGAGGGTCCCTTGCTGGTTGATTGGTCTCCAGATTTTATAGCTTCTCTGGTTGTTTTCTCCGAGGGTGTTTATGGCCATAACATCAGAAGCCCAATTCTAAAATCACCTCTGATGGGCCAACACATGGCTGTCTTGAATTCCGGGACACTTATTGGCGTCTGGGGTTTGACTGCATAGAATTGGGAAGTTCAAGAGATTGGCCAAGCAGTTGGTTGAATCCATaaacttctgtgctttttctggCATGTTTTCCTCTAAAAAATGCctagctatttattttcttatgctttttacaaattaaacttttctgtctgaaaaggCTGGTGTTAGGCTTGTTAGTAAAATGCTCTGAACATAACCAGGTTTATTTGTGGTTAAGTGGACAATTTTATGTAGAACTCAGAGGGAAGCCCTGATGTAACCCTGGGACCTGAACCTGTGACTCAACGTGACTTAACGTCCTGAGAGTGAAAAGGAAATGCGTTACAAGCATTCAGGTTCAGTATTAATACATATGTAGTACTCCTGCTTCCTCAGATGGGATAGTGCCCTTGAGAGCAAACAGGGGAAGATGAGTGGATGGTACTCTTGGACAGACCACAGTTTCCCTGCCAGTGCCACCTGCCTGCATCAGCATGCttgggagcaggcagagcattCGCTCAGAGAGGTGGTTCAGCACGTCCTCCCCAAAATCAGGAGTTGAACACAAGCTAAAATAACCCTGGGAGATTTGTTACTGCTTTGAAGTGTACCGTGTGGGACACTCCCGTAGCGAACAGATGTGGAGCTCTCCCTGGGAATTTtgtgcttctttttcttcctaggaTACAATCTGTCCCTCCTGGAGAGTTCCCCTCCAAACTGAGAACTGCTGATGGAACGTCTCTGTGTAAATCGTGGAGTAGAAAAGATGTAGTTTTTGCTGACCTCGTTTTGAGCAAGTAGTTTATTTAAACAGCATTAAGTGAGgtctgctgtttgctgacggTGTTTCCTTTGAAGCTGTTTCTCTTGCATTAGATACACCAGATATGTGCACTAATATATGTCCATGCAGTGGCGAATTAAGCTTGTTCTGCATGCTGCTGCCAGCTAACGGTACATGTGCTATTACTACTCCCTCTGTCTCAAATAAAATGACTTAAAGTTCATGTCCTATCCTGCATTAGCAGTTTGGTATGgatttggaaatggaaatatatGTGATATGTAGCTCACACGTGGTGGGTTTTCtgttataaaatgtaatttatacttgaaagtataaaaattaattgcagcTATTAATATCTTTCTGAATTATGAAACTCTTTATAAGTATTAGCAGATGATCCAGGCAAGAAAATGCAGGACAAAGCTATATGCACTGTGCTGTAATGATACCCTATAAATTGTGCAAGATTGTTCCAGTAAGATCCTATAATATCTACATATTAAAAATGCCATTGAGACTGTCTCTTTTAATAAATCCAGGTAATAAAGGTAGAAAAAGACACTGCTGGAAAACTGTATATTCTCATTTTACATTTCACTGCTTTCCAAAAAACTATCGCAATCAGCATTTAAACTGGTGTTACTTGTtatattaatttgaaatgttttattttgtttatagaCCAAAATAGCggatgaagagaaaaatgcaaacgAACAAGAATTTAACTTTGAAAAAGTAAGTCAGCGGGACCTATCTAATCTCACTATTTTAGTGTGCaggtgtgtgtatttatatcCTTGGGAAAGCTACGGTGGGACCGattaggaaacatttccagaaaagGTTATCTCTTGTAGGTGAGGGTTTCCTAATAGGTAATTTTGGCTGGATGCCATGCCAAAGGAGGAGCGTGATGGCTGTTGTCCACTGCTCTGTGTGAAGAGAGGTGTGTTACAACCCTGTGGTCTTTCTTTCTGATCTTTTGGTGAGAATTTGAGGAGGATCACTGTATGTTAGCTGTGTAAAGCTACGTGAGTACTCGTAATGTATAGCGTAGCTCTTTCAGGCCCATGGTGGTAATCTTGGATTTCCAATCTCgtgtgggagggaaaaaaaaaagcataatgacATCTATATTTGAAACAGCAGAtgacttttttccatttgtctttttgttctcaTCTGTTCTTATATGAGCATAAGTAGCATTTGCCTTCTTAGATACTGATTGGTTTACAGATCTGCGCAAGTTGTTTTATACACCTGATCTCTGCTCAGGGATGTGCTGGGATCCAGTGAAGTCTCTCACTGGTGATTCTGCGTGGAGCTCCGTACTGCTGAGAACAGTGAGGATTTAACCGCTGCGTTTAAAAAGATTATAAATTCACACCTGGCTTTGCCAGGATATTCTTGTATAGTGTCAACTATACTTATGTAGGTAGTGAAACCACTTCACCATCTATCTCTCTGTGTTTCTCACTGGTTAAGTGCTCTGCAGCCAAAGAACGAGGATGCTCTGTAAACGTTGGGCGCTGTGGGTAGCACGTTTCATTGTACTCCTTTGTGCAGCACAACATGATTCGTTTTTATATGGAGAAGATCCATTCCATGCATTGTTTTATGTGAAATGAGGACAACTGAAAATTGTCTCCCTGACAGTCCTCGCTGTCCAGAGATTAGATGGACAGTGGCTAACTGTTCTGCAGAGTAGCTCCgaactcagttttattttatagcaCGTTGATTTCAGGTATTAGCCAGGGTTTCTTTGGGAGTGGTCTGTCAAGACTTATTTTACAACAGGTTAGACAAATTACAAAATGTTTGCAATTTGCTGTAATGTTTTAGGCTCGTCTGGAAGTGCACAAGTTTGGAATCACTGGCTACAAGAAGCAGGAACAGCGTGTATGGGAACAGGAGCGTGCTATCATGCTGGGAGCCAAGGTGATTGTCACTTGGTTTGCGCTGGGCTGTCACCCAGCTGTTACAGTGCAGGAAAGCGGTAAAAATCTCTTGAGGGGTTTTGGCACTACTTCTTTAAAACACAAGATGCTCTGCCCTGACCCTTGTCCCACTTCATCCTTACTTGTACATTTTCTATTCTGTCTTGTCTATTTTCTGTAGGCGTTTGGAAAATTAGTATGGTTGTGTTATCAGAGATGTTGTTTAGATGAAATAGGACTGATTGAGGTGGAAAACAACATTTACTAATTTTTAACTGGGCCATTCAAAACGAAATTGTTGGAAGGAGGggcttcattttaaaagcttcacTCTCCCAGTGAgttaaagatggagaaaacttttcatttttatttatcatcagtagtgtaaataaaaaaagaaaaattctagggcttttttgggggatggggaggggtaTGAGTTTTGTTTCTAGCTCAGTATGTATGTGGAAACCTTGTAGGACTGATACAGAGCATAAATATCCCTCTCTACTTTCTCCACCAAGAAAGATATGGTTTCTGTGTGTCTACCTTACATGTCTTATGTCCCTTTGTCTCACCCAGAAGGAAGTAAACTGTTTCTAATGTTTCCCCACCAtcacctgaaaaatattttccatgtgaGTGTGTGAATATTTTTTGAACCCATTTGAAAATTTCATCAGTGGTATCCCTCCCAATTTTTATTGCAGCCCCCAAAAAAGGAACACGTGAACTACAAGACTTaccaagagaaaatgaaagagaaaaaaacagcaaaggaTGATGAAAAGGGAAAGGTTTGTGTGAAATTTTCTCTGTATAAAGACAGCATGTAAGAGCCAGCCCAAGAGCCTGAGAGATAATGCCTCAGGCACAGGAGGAGTGCCCGAGCTTgacagctgctgctccccatgGAGTGGGTTCCTGGCTCCAGCAGGACTGATCTCATCAGAAAAAGCTGCTTGTGTGCAGTATGAAGGGCACAGAGTTAGGCTTGTGTTGTGGTGGGTTTCACTGCCTCACCTTTGAGGCCAACAGATCAATGACACAAAATCAGcagttggttggtttttttcttctttgcctcttaagggaaaaaaatggcctTCAATTAAAGTTTGTTGCATGTTGTCTAACCACAGGGAGCCGGATCTTCAGCTGGTTTTATATCAGCACAATTCCATCTAGGATCTTGCTTATTATGTAAAGCAAGGGTGGGGTTTCTGTTGCATCCATCCTCTAGCATGGCCCATCTGGCTTCAAGCCTACTCCCTGCTTCCCCATGGAGCCTTCTCATGTAGGTGGGAGCAGGCTGCGGGGTGGGTAATTGCTCTGTCAGCCTGTTTCCTGCCACCCACTTTCCCAGGGGACCTACTTCTCCTGTTACGTGGCCCAAAGTACATCCACTGCATGACCAGCCACGGGTGAACCCTCTCATTTGACAGGTACACTCGGGTGACTAGGCACACCTGCCTGGCAGTAAGTCCATCTTTTGACCCAAGGATCTGCCACACGCCCAAGAGGCAAGCCTCTCTGCTCGTGTGGCTGGATTTGTGCCTCCTCACGTGGCAGGGGCAGCATGTTGATCACGAGAGGGCTGTACTTTCAATAAGGTGACAGGAAGGGCTCTGGGCACTCCTAACAGTGCCTCTGTAACACATTGCATCACTTGGCCTGTCAGAAGGTCTCCCaatctgctttaaaatgtcTGCTGCTCTGTGGAGCAAAGGCTACCACGTGTTTTGTGTGCAGATGGTTGTTTAGCCAAGATGCTCTGttccttttccattaaaatgtgtgtctttctttaaaaacaggaacATAAAGGTGATTCTcttaagaagaagaagaaagatcaGAAGGAGAGGTGAGCTGGTTTTAACATGGTTAAAattaacttgcttttttttatagCCTCCCCAGTGTAACTTTTTATAGCCTCCCCCTACATAACTATGGACAGTCTTACACCAGAAGTCATGCAGATCACAGTGGAAGGAACTTCTCCAACTGCAGGAGAACTTACAGCTACAAAATGCTGACCTTGCTCTGTGTCTAGCAGTTTCTGAAGCCTTAGCTAGGCAGCGTAACTGAAAATGTGTCAGTTCTGCCCCAACGTGTCTATGACTGCAGCCGGAGTGTGTGGACTCAGGATATGCCACTCATGCATAGGcttgagaaataatttctgcaaaacacaAGATACAGTATACAGAGGCTTGAAAGGTGAAGTGGCATTCTTAATTATACTGTAGCAGGTTCACTGAAATGTACTCTATCTTCTTTTTCTAtctgaaactcttttttttcaaataatggtaaaagaaaagtaattcatTCTGTAATGTGCTGCAAAATTTGAATGGCTATGCAGGTAACAAATACTGTGGGTCATTATCTGCTATGATTTGATATTCCATAATACCAAATACTGATTGCATAAATAGGTGACATTTTTCATCATATTCAGCATTTTCACGAGTTTCTGGTggttttcttaattctttttttatcccTTTGTATTTCAGGAAGGCCAAAAGGAAGAAATCGGTGCCTAGCATTTGGCCTGCAGGACAAGTTGGAAAATTCAGAGATGGGACCTTGATCCTGCAAAGCTATgacataaagaaaattaaatcctcTAAAGTTATCAAATGAACTTCTGATACAGAGTGTAATGGACAATACGCATAAGATAGAATTCACAGTGCTGCTAACACAGATTTATGGAGCCTCTCGCCCTCCCACCATGtcctaatttttatttgttgttgcaGGATTTCCCATCTTCCATTCTGCCTTGGGAAGAATATGAGAATTTaccattttataaataaaaataagacctTTTATTAAGAAGGTTACACAGGCTATTTTTATTAGTCAATACGTgctaaagaaagcatttcactTTCTAGAATCAGCTTATTTTCTAGAATATTAATTTAATCCATTAATTGATGGATTAAAATATACAGTGCTCTGCTTTCATCTGGAAGGAATATGGAAAAAGCAATACTTTACTTGCTGTGAACCTAACATAGGTATTCTCAAACACTTATCAGTCTATCCATCTGTTTCTGTATCTATATGAATAGTTAGTGGATAGTGGAACTGCACAACAAACAGTGTTCCTGGCCAGCAAAACCTCTTAAGGTTTCAAAATTATCCACTTGGGAATGAAAACGAGATTTTTCTCAAGTTTTGTCTCAGGTAAGATATAATTTGTGTATCTCTGCAGAGATCTCCAAATAAGCACCATTTCAAGTGGTGGGTTAGTTTAGtttgtgcttctttttttcaaaaagcaacaaaccccaaaacgtTTAAGACTTGAGACCTGTGCCAAATGATGCATAAGACACCCAACAGCTACTGGTTGTTCATGGTTAAGTCGTGTTTGTTTTGATCAGTGTTCCCATGCCTCACAAGGCTTTTCTATGAAATCTTTATCAAAACTGAAGTTTTAGTGCTATTTGGATTTTAGCAGTTTGGTGTTTCTGAAAGAACAGTTTTGTCCTCGgtagttaattttttatttttttttaagtttgtgtTTCCATTAGAAACAGCAATTGTTAGCAAATTTCCAAAATGCCATCTCTGTTCTACCTCAAGCTAAATGAACTTGAATATTTTAGGAGGAGGCAAAAGAAAGGTTAACTGTTaaacaacagaggaaaaagttCACGCCGTGGTGTTTATACCTAAGGTCCTCTGGAGCTTGTTtgagcagctctggcagtgAAGCAGATGTATACGAGAAGGAAAATAGCTCTTACTGGAGTAACTTCTTTCTAGGTGTATTGGTGACGTTCAGCGTAGCCCCGCGGCTGGCAAAGCCCGCTTCCTGGCTGCCGCCCGGGAGCCTGAAGAAGGGCATCTCTAACCCTGCGCGGGCGGTGAGGTCCGAGTCAGCTCGCAGCTAGCACAAGGACAGCAGCATTGGGGGCTGCTGCCCCCTTATCCCCCCCCCAGGATAAGTACGTGCTCTGGGGTAGGGACAGCCACAGCGCAGAAAGGGATGCCTTCTCATGCGCTCCCTCCCGCATGCCTTCCACCTTACTTTCAGGTCCTAGAGAAGTGCCCTGCCAGCTCAGGGAGGACTAGGAGAGAGCCCGGGAGGAGGGAAACAGAAGGGAGCGTTTCTGGAGCCATGTGGGAGGAGTTGGGTTGCTAAATACTGTTATCACATTTCATAATTGTGTAATTTGATTTCTTCTTATTCAGTATTGGTTGTAGATTCAAACCGGAGTTAACAATCCTATCTGGTTACCGAATACGTAGACTTAGAGAAATGTCAAATCATGGTTGCGTGTGAAGGTGTAATCGCTAAGCAGGATTGAATACAGAGCGTCAAGACTTGTTGAGGCAGCAGATGGGCTTTGGATGTTGTGGGAtaacctgtattttttaattcctggtTAATCCTTGAGCTTGGTTTTTCAGTGCTCGCTTCCAGATAAAGTTTTGTTCAGC
The DNA window shown above is from Grus americana isolate bGruAme1 chromosome 3, bGruAme1.mat, whole genome shotgun sequence and carries:
- the C3H1orf131 gene encoding uncharacterized protein C1orf131 homolog isoform X3, which encodes MGSREPCRRLEAVLGALYDLGEEPGARGIAEDNEASTGAAAETREPQPAAGGRRGVRDFFGELRAELGAAIPPPPAAPPAVEVVVFRGRKRKGRPSPSPAPTGGVQTKIADEEKNANEQEFNFEKGCAGIQ
- the C3H1orf131 gene encoding uncharacterized protein C1orf131 homolog isoform X1, which encodes MPKEERDGCCPLLCVKRGMCWDPVKSLTGDSAWSSVLLRTARLEVHKFGITGYKKQEQRVWEQERAIMLGAKPPKKEHVNYKTYQEKMKEKKTAKDDEKGKEHKGDSLKKKKKDQKERKAKRKKSVPSIWPAGQVGKFRDGTLILQSYDIKKIKSSKVIK
- the C3H1orf131 gene encoding uncharacterized protein C1orf131 homolog isoform X2, translating into MCWDPVKSLTGDSAWSSVLLRTARLEVHKFGITGYKKQEQRVWEQERAIMLGAKPPKKEHVNYKTYQEKMKEKKTAKDDEKGKEHKGDSLKKKKKDQKERKAKRKKSVPSIWPAGQVGKFRDGTLILQSYDIKKIKSSKVIK